The stretch of DNA CTGAGTGAGCCGCTTTGCGAATTATTGCTGGCGGGAAGTCCGACGGCGAGAGCCAAACGCTGAGCAACGACAGCTACGCCGGATCGTTGTAATTACTCAAATATAAGCGTCCTTCATAATCTACCAAGCCAAAGCGCAACCGGTTCAACCAACCGGAGTGGCCTAATACATTGGTCGAAAAGTGCGGATCGGCAGCAAAATAGACCATCGCGACGACGGCAATTCCCAAGACTGTCAAGGTGACTTCGTGGCCGAAAGTCGGGAAACCACCCATTGCAGTGCGAAAGCGTGTCGGCTGTCCGCTTTCAATGTCTAAACCGAGTCGTTCGCCGTGTACCCGAGCAAAGATGCAACCATCCGCACCACTATCAACTTTTGCCTGAAGCTGAGCGGCTTCTGTACCGGAACTAAGCGTGACAGGCACGGTGATGCCTTGTTGATGGGTATCATATTCGTAGCGGGCAGCAAAGGTAAGCGTATAGCTCATGACAACCAACCTCCCCAATACGGTTCAGCTTCTTTCCCCTCATTTTCCCCTCCTGCTTCAATGACGTGCTCAAGAAAGGGCGCAATCACGCCAGCGGCTTTGGCTGCGCGATGAACTTGCAGCGCATCCGTGCCGTGGCTGATGAGCCGGTCGCCTTCAAGCGCAACCCATTGACCTGAAAATTCGGTGCGATGTTCGTCCAGCCATTTTCTAGCTTGGTGGAAGCGTTCAAGTTGCTGTTCAACAGTCTCGATAACTTGGGGTGGCAAGTCGGCTGCTTTGATAGTTTGTTTCAACGAGGTGTCAGGCCGGGGAGCAGCCTCGTCGTGTTGCGCCTGTTCCCGCAACCATTGTTGTAGTCGTTGGCGGTCGGCCAGCGGCATGGCTTTGATGGTTTCGATAGTTTGTTCAAGCGTTGTCATTACTCTTTCCTCCCGTTACAAGCTCAGCCAAATTGTAACCGCAGAAGATGATTGTTTGAACTGCCGAGGGGGGCACGCAAAACGCTTCAGCTTTTTTTCCGTCCTCTGGCGGAATCAGCCATCGCCGGTTGTGTTTCTTCGGTGCGATAGGCGCGTTGGGCGAGCAACAGGTGTTCGTGCATGGCGGCGCGCGCCTCGTCCACTTTGTGGTTGCGGATGGCGCGGTAGATGCGCTGGTGCAAGTCGAGGGACTCTTTGAAATCGTGGGCGCGCCCGATGGTATCGCGCCGCCGGTCATACATTACGGCGGAAACCATCTCGACCAGCGCCGCCAGAATGGGATTGTCAGAGGCGGCGGCAATGGCGCGATGAAACTTGATGTCGTGAATCAGGTATTGCACGGGGTCGGGCAGCGTCGCATACATATTGGCTAGTTCTTCGGCCAGCATCGCCAAGGTTTCACCAGTGGCGCGTTCGGCGGCCAGCGCGGCAATCTGTACTTCCAAGACGCGGCGCGCTTCGAACATCTGATCAAAGGTGAAGCCGTGCAGCGCGGCCATCAGACTGAGTTGTTCGCTGTCGAGCACGGGCGTGTCGGCGACATAGGTGCCCGAGCCGTGCCGCGAATGTAGCACGCCCATCGTTACCAGGGTGCGAATCCCGGCACGCAACGAAGGGCGGCTGATGCCGAGTTGTTTGGAAAGTTCGCGTTCCGCTGGCAAACGGTCGCCGGGGTGCAATTCGCCGCGCGCGATCATCCCGTGGATGCGCGCGACGACCTGTTCGGAGGTTTGGCCGTTGTGGTCGGTTGCGGGTGCTGTGGTGGTCGCAGTTTTTGCTCTGGGCATGGTTCGGTGTACGGAAAATGACCGCGCTGCGGGACGGTACCGCGCGCGTGAGCAAGCGGCGTGTCAGGCCTGCTCCCTGAACTGAGCTGCCAAAGCTCCGCTTGCTCACGCGCGCGGTACCGTCCCGGCATCAAGCCAAGCCGCGCCGTGCGGATAGGCAAACCGCGCCAACGAGTCCGCTTTCATCGTGATGCTGTAACCGGGCGCGCTGGGCGGCAGGTATCTTCCCTCTTTAATGACGACCGGGTCAATGAAATGCTCGTGCAAATGGTCAACATATTCGAGCAGCCGATTTTCCAGCGCAGCCCCGACGCAGATGTAATCAAACATTGAAAGATGCTGCACGTATTCGCACAGCCCCA from Acidobacteriota bacterium encodes:
- a CDS encoding FadR family transcriptional regulator, which translates into the protein MPRAKTATTTAPATDHNGQTSEQVVARIHGMIARGELHPGDRLPAERELSKQLGISRPSLRAGIRTLVTMGVLHSRHGSGTYVADTPVLDSEQLSLMAALHGFTFDQMFEARRVLEVQIAALAAERATGETLAMLAEELANMYATLPDPVQYLIHDIKFHRAIAAASDNPILAALVEMVSAVMYDRRRDTIGRAHDFKESLDLHQRIYRAIRNHKVDEARAAMHEHLLLAQRAYRTEETQPAMADSARGRKKS